The sequence TTACTTTTGATAAATTAATACACTTTAAGAAAGTTACCTTGTCTGCAATTATTTTACTATTTGTTATATTCAAATATTCAGATGATTTATGGATTAGGATACTTACTGTTCTATTTTTTATCAATCTTTATATAAAGTTTTTTTTCTTTCCTCAATCAGGTGAAACCAGACTTTTTTTTCCTTTTATTTTCCCACTTTTTATAATAATGCTTCATACAATCAGTAAAAAGTATAATGGTTTTAAACTCGACAAAATTCCGTAATTTTACTCTTTAAAATGTATTGGAAATGAAAATTGAAGAATCAAATATAGTAGAAGCTGAAGATTACAGAGTAATTATATATCCTGCATCAAGAGCGTTTACAACCAAAGAAGCAAAAGTTATTACAGAAAAGTTGTACGACTTTCTGGCAGGATGGGCAGCTCACGGAAAACCTCTTTCATCATCTTTTAAAATTGAAAAAAATCAGTTTATCGTTATCTGTGTTGATGAGGAAAAAGAGATGGCATCCGGCTGCAGTATTGATGCTTTAGGCAAGATTATGAGAGAAATCGATGAGGAATATCAATTGGGATTATTTGACCGTATGAAAGCAAGTTTCATAGAAAATGGTGAAGTAAAAACGTTAAAATTAATAGACTTTAAAAATAAAGTAAGAAGCGGAGAATTGTCTGCGGAAATTGAAGTTTTTGATTTTTCGAAAAATACTTATCTAGAATTTTTAGGGAATTTCTTACTTCCTTTCAACAGAAGCTGGGCAGCCGGAATTAAATAATTATTTAATTTTTGTACAAAAGTTCATCATTTGAATTAAAATATTCAGCTGTAATAATATGAATAACGATAATGTTAAAGATTTCTACAATGATTTCGTAAACTACCAGACAAATTCAGGAATCAACGAAAGAATCTACACTTTATATAAAAAAATGCGATCTCTGAACCTTGTGTCTTCTTCAAATGTTTTGGAGTTGGGGTGTGGAATCGGCGTAATGACTAAATTATTATCCAATACGGTAAAAGAGGGATATATCGAAGCTGTAGATTTAAGTGATAAGTCAATAGAATTAGCAAAATCAAAACTAGATAAAAAAAACATTTCTTTTTTTGTAGGCGATGTTGTAAACTATATTCCCGAAAAAAGAACTATGATTTTATAACTCTATTTGATGTTATTGAGCATATCCCAATTGAAAAACATTTTGATCTTTTTAAAAATTTGGCAAAATTATCGGATGATAATACCAAGATAGTTATTAACATTCCTAATCCTGAGTTTATTAACTACTTAACGGAAAATGATCCATCATCTTTACAAATCATCGATCAGCCCATACCTTTGAGAACTATTTTAACGAATGCAGAAACGAACGGACTTCAAATACTTAATTTCGATACCTATAGTATTTGGGTTGAACATGATTATCAGTTTATAGTTATTCAGAAAAAAACAGATTATGATAAAATTTTTGTTAATGACAAACGAACAATACTCCAAAAAATAAAACATAGACTAAATAGTCTTTATATACAATTTAAATATGGTGGTCAGTAAAATGCGCAGATCATGATTGTTTAGCCATATTAAAAATATATTTTTGAACTGATAATTAATGAAGCATAAAGTTTTATTTATTTCATCTTGGTTTCCGAATAAACTAGAGCCTACCAATGGAAACTTTGTGCAACGCCATGCAGAAGCGGCATCTTTAATATGCGATGTTGAGATTTTACATACAATAGGAAACTTCCAGCAATCAGAAAAGTTTATATTTGATGACCAAGTCATTAATAATATCAGAACATTAATTGTTTATTATAAAAATTCAAAAAATCCTCTTCAGAATTTTTATAGAAGAATGATTGCTTATAAAAAAGGCTTCCATCAACTTCAATATCCAGATCTTATTCATGCAAATGTTTTGCATAATTCTATGTTCTTTGCTGTGTATCTTAAAAAAAAGTTTAAAATACCTTTTGTTATAAGTGAACATTGGAGTGCCTTAAAAATAGAAAATCAACATAAAACATCTTTTATTATTAAATTGGTTGCTAGGTTGATTGGTAATCAGGCTTATAAGATTCTTCCTGTTACTAAAAACCTAAAAGAAAGTTTAGAAAAATTAGGAATTAGAACATCAATGGAAGTAATTCCGAATGTGGTAAATACAAATCTTTTTTTCCTGCAAAAATAAGTACAGAGAAATTTACCTTTATACATGTTTCAAACCTCACGGCTAATAAAAGTGCAGATAAAATTTTAAATGTTGCCATTAAACTTTTAAAAGAAGGCTATTCTTTTAAACTACAGATTGGTGGTGACGGCGACACTTCTGAATTAGAAAAAATAGTTAAAAATGAGAACCTCGAATCTGTAATTGAAATTTTTGGAATTCAGACTCTTCCTCAAATTGCAGAAAGAATGCAGCGGTCTGATTGCTTTATTCTTTTTAGTGATTATGAAAACCAGCCATGTGTAATTGCAGAATCTTTTGCGAGCGGAATTAGGGTAATTTCTACAAATGTTGGCGGCATATCTGAGTTTTTTCCAGATGATTTTGGAATTTTGCTCGAAAATAAAGAAGAAGATTTACTTAAAGATGCTATGCTAAAAATGTTGATGAGTGAGAAAAAACCTGATCCTTCAACATTGAAAATCTATGCAGAAGAGACTTTCTCACAAGAGATAATCTCTGAAAAATTTTTAAAAATATATAATGAAACATTGAAATGAATCAGGGATTTTCAATTTTAATTAATAAGAGCCAACCTCAGATTAAAAGTTTTTTTCAAGAAGAAACTTATGATTCTTTCTACGTTGAAACGCCAGAATATTATGTTATTCTTGAAGGTGTGGTTCTCAATAAAAAGGCACTTTTGAAAAATTCGTTTACAAACGATTTCACCAAGTTTTTTATAAATACATATCATAAAGTCGGCTGGCGCGTTTTGCAGGAACTTGAAGGAGAATTCAGAGGTTGCATTTGGGATAAAAAAGAAAATAAAATCCTTGTATTTACGAATCCCACATCTAGTCAACGTGTTTTTTATTCAAAAATAGATTCAGTTATTTTTATCGATTCAGATTTGGTGAGAATGAGTGAAACAATTAAAGAAAATAACATTTCTATTAGTCCAGATATCACGTCACTCTACCAAATTTTGGCAATTGGAAATTTATTAGAGAACAGAACTCCTATTGAAAATATATACAAGGTTTTAGATGGTCATTTTTTAATGATAGATTGTACAACGCAATCGATTATTGAAAGAGAATATTTTGATATCGCCCAAACAGAATATTTTTCAAACTCCAAAGAGGTGGCATTAGATCAGATCCATGAAGTTTTTGCTGCTGGTGTAAAAATGGAATATGAAAAAGATTTAGAATATAATACGTCGCATTTGGCATTATTGAGTGGCGGATTAGATAGCAGAATGGCACTGATGTATGCTATCAAAGAAGGTTTTGAAATTGGTTCAACTCTCTGTTTTTCTCAGTCCGAATATCTTGATGAAAAAATTTCGAGAAAGATAGCTGCAGATTATGACATAAATTATGAGTTTATACCGCTTGATAATGGTTTATTTTTAAAAAAATAGATGAACTTACAAGAATTTCTGAGGGTTGTATACATTTTATAGGAGGAATCCATGTTTCTCATGCAGTAGAGCATTTAAGATATAATGATTTTTCATTATTTCATGGCGGGCAGATTGGTGATGGTATTTTAGGTGGTTTTAATTCTGAACCACGACGAAAATCACCTTCTCATTATAAGATTATTGTAAATTCGGATTTTCTTCCCAAGATAAAATCCAATATTGATTCTGTTTTAAAAAAATATGATCGTGAAGAAATTTTCTTACTAAAAAATCTTGCCTATAATAGGACAGTTCTGGGCTCGCAGGTCCTCCGGCAAAAAGCGTATATGGTATCACCTTACATGACCAAAGATTTTATGCAATTGTCTGTTAGTCTTCCTGAAGAGTGGAAGTTTAAGCATAAATTGTATCAGCAATGGCTTTTAAAACATTGTAAAGAAGCATCTAAATACACTTGGGAAAGAACTTTAATGAAACCAGATGCCCAATGGAAAATAAGGTTTGGTGAGAAGTATTTGAAGGGTGCTCGTAAAGCTTTTTATCAGAAACTATTAAACAAGCCGACAAAAACGAGTATGTATCCTTATCAGTTTTATTTTGATAATGATAGATCTATACAACAGTATTATTCAAATTATTTTACAGAAAATATTGACCGTCTGGAAAATTATATTGAATTGCAAAACGATGTGAAATCACTCTTTAGTTCATCTTCATTTTTGACAAAGCTTACGCAATCAATATTTTATCTATTTTTAAGCTTTATTTTTAAATGAAAAGCTTAATATTTTTCTTGCAAAACTTCCTTAAAAATGAGGGACATTATGTTTTGACTTCACTATTGATTGCTAAAATCTGTGGGCTTTTATCATCTCTTTTTATCATTAAAATACTCCCCACAGAAGATTTTGGCAAGATGAGTATTGTTGCTGCTGTTTTTGCTATCTTATCTGCATGTAGCGGATTTGGCAGTCATCAAAGTTTATTGAGATTCGGCTCTATTTCTAATCTGGAAGCAGAAAAGAATAACTTATCGGCTTATCTTTTTAGAAAAGGCTTTTATTATCAAATTTTATTATCAATAATTTTTTTGATAGTCAGTTTTTTTTACATTACAAAATATGAAGATATTTTCTATATTTTTTTATTTTTCTGTATTCGTCTTATCGGCTTTTATTTTTTTACTTATGTGCAATCAGATCTTAGAGTGTATAATAAAAACAGAGAGTTTGCCGGGTTTAATAACTTTTTAAGCATATCTGGGCTTTTAGTCCTGCTAATTTTAACCTATTTTTTTCAATTAAAAGGGTATCTCATTGCGATGGCTTTCACTCCTTTTCTGTCTTTATTTTGGCTAAAAAAATCAAGTATGAATACTGTAAAGTTGTCTGATAATTTTAATTTGAAAGAAATTAGACAATACGGATTTAATACTTCTGCAACAACCTTACTCTCCGATGCTCTTTTTTCAATAGATATTATTATTCTAAGTTTTTTACTCAATGAAGATGCGGTGGCAGATTACAGAGTAGCTATTTTGATTCCTTCAAATGTGACATTTTTAGCATTGTCTTTTATGCAGAGTGATTTTCATACTTTGGCAAAGAACTATCAAAACCGCAGTTTTCTTAAAAACTACATCATTGGATACTACAAGTTTTTTATTCCAATTTGTTTGCTTGTTTTTATCATTAGCACGTTATTTAGTAAAGAAATTCTGATAGTAATATCCAAAGAAAAGTATGCAGAAAGTTCTTATATATTTGTTATTTTCATGGCAACTTTTTTAATGAATATTTTGTTTAGAAATCTTTACGGGAATCTTTTATCTGCGATAGGTAAAATGTCGGTCAATACCAAAGGATCTGTGATTTCATTCATTACACTTATTGTATTTTCTTTCTTTTTAGTTCCAAAATATCATATTTTAGGAATGGCAATTAGTGTTTCTGTGACTTTATTAAGTTCGGGATTTTTCTATTTTTATCATTTTAATAAATATTTAAAGAATCTAAAATAATTATCTTTGCCATATGAAGAATCTACTTTTTGGAATTTTATTGGGATGTTTTGCGCTTATCAGTTGTACGAGTGATGAAGATTCTTTTCAAAAAATAGATCAAACAATTCATTTTTACATTGAGGATGTTGCCGGTAAAGATTTATTAATGCCGAACACCATCGGATCTTATACCTCTGTTTCTATGAATGATGTTTTGGCGGCAACAGACGTTGCGTCTGTGAGCTTTTCTCCAAAGACAGATGCGAATTCTAAAAATTTGCTTGAGTATGTTGCGGGAGCCACCAGACAATTACAAAGTGGTCAGGATTCTGATGACAGAATTTATCGGTCCCGAATTCGGGTGGCACTTACCAAAAAGTTGACGGACTCTACTTTTGCGGAGCCTGTAAATGATACTTTAGAAATTCTTTACCATTGGACTCCTGAAGTTTTTTCGGTTTCTAAAGTTTCTTACAACAATTCTGAATTACCATTAACAAAAGATTCAGAAAATCGTAATGTGGTGAAAATCACAAAATAATCTTAAATTTGCATAAGCAGTTCGTTTTTTAAGGCTTAAATCTCAGGATTTTAAACTTTGAAACGCTGAAACTTAAATTATAAAACACTTTATGTTACAAGTCAATTTTTTGCGCGAAAACAAAGAACGCGTTTTAGAAGGTCTTCAAAAAAGACAATTCAAGGGTCTTGAGTTGGTAGACGAGGCAATCGTTACTGACGAAGAGAGAAAGAGAATTCAGTTTGAATTAGATTCTCAATTTTCAGAAATCAATAAAATCTCCAAAGAGATTGGTATGTTGATGAAAGAAGGAAAAAGAGAAGAAGCTGAAGCCTCAAAATCTAAAACAGC comes from Chryseobacterium sp. 3008163 and encodes:
- a CDS encoding glycosyltransferase; amino-acid sequence: MKHKVLFISSWFPNKLEPTNGNFVQRHAEAASLICDVEILHTIGNFQQSEKFIFDDQVINNIRTLIVYYKNSKNPLQNFYRRMIAYKKGFHQLQYPDLIHANVLHNSMFFAVYLKKKFKIPFVISEHWSALKIENQHKTSFIIKLVARLIGNQAYKILPVTKNLKESLEKLGIRTSMEVIPNVVNTNLFFLQK
- a CDS encoding oligosaccharide flippase family protein, whose product is MIAKICGLLSSLFIIKILPTEDFGKMSIVAAVFAILSACSGFGSHQSLLRFGSISNLEAEKNNLSAYLFRKGFYYQILLSIIFLIVSFFYITKYEDIFYIFLFFCIRLIGFYFFTYVQSDLRVYNKNREFAGFNNFLSISGLLVLLILTYFFQLKGYLIAMAFTPFLSLFWLKKSSMNTVKLSDNFNLKEIRQYGFNTSATTLLSDALFSIDIIILSFLLNEDAVADYRVAILIPSNVTFLALSFMQSDFHTLAKNYQNRSFLKNYIIGYYKFFIPICLLVFIISTLFSKEILIVISKEKYAESSYIFVIFMATFLMNILFRNLYGNLLSAIGKMSVNTKGSVISFITLIVFSFFLVPKYHILGMAISVSVTLLSSGFFYFYHFNKYLKNLK
- a CDS encoding glycosyltransferase family 4 protein, which produces MHVSNLTANKSADKILNVAIKLLKEGYSFKLQIGGDGDTSELEKIVKNENLESVIEIFGIQTLPQIAERMQRSDCFILFSDYENQPCVIAESFASGIRVISTNVGGISEFFPDDFGILLENKEEDLLKDAMLKMLMSEKKPDPSTLKIYAEETFSQEIISEKFLKIYNETLK
- a CDS encoding class I SAM-dependent methyltransferase encodes the protein MNNDNVKDFYNDFVNYQTNSGINERIYTLYKKMRSLNLVSSSNVLELGCGIGVMTKLLSNTVKEGYIEAVDLSDKSIELAKSKLDKKNISFFVGDVVNYIPEKRTMIL